A stretch of Pseudoprevotella muciniphila DNA encodes these proteins:
- a CDS encoding carboxymuconolactone decarboxylase family protein: protein MSKPTQELPERMLLLCACAAYEARGDLEKLETAIPRALEAGVTVNELKDAFAQLYAYTGFPRSLNALGVLERVLTEKKTQGTAYKEGKPFTRPAEWDDAALALESGTEMQTRDEGGTPWNYTFCPQADYYMKSHLFGDIYASDQLTAAERELVTVAALSAMEGVKPQFEGHKECAVFMGNTKEQVDTLCKWLEENAL, encoded by the coding sequence ATGAGTAAGCCAACGCAGGAACTGCCAGAGCGTATGTTGCTGCTTTGTGCCTGTGCCGCTTATGAGGCACGGGGTGATTTGGAAAAACTCGAAACAGCGATACCCCGTGCACTCGAAGCAGGGGTAACAGTCAATGAACTGAAAGATGCCTTCGCACAATTATATGCCTATACAGGCTTCCCGCGTTCGCTGAATGCATTGGGTGTGTTGGAGCGGGTGCTGACAGAGAAAAAAACACAAGGAACAGCGTACAAAGAGGGAAAACCTTTTACACGCCCTGCCGAATGGGATGACGCTGCATTGGCGCTGGAATCGGGAACAGAGATGCAGACGCGCGACGAGGGCGGTACACCGTGGAACTATACTTTTTGCCCGCAGGCAGACTACTACATGAAGTCGCATCTCTTTGGCGACATCTATGCCAGCGACCAACTCACTGCTGCTGAGCGAGAACTCGTTACAGTGGCAGCACTCAGTGCTATGGAGGGCGTGAAACCGCAGTTTGAAGGGCACAAAGAATGCGCAGTATTTATGGGTAACACCAAAGAACAAGTAGATACGCTGTGCAAATGGCTCGAAGAAAACGCGTTATAG
- the ribF gene encoding riboflavin biosynthesis protein RibF, with amino-acid sequence MQINDSRYAATIGFFDGVHCGHRYLLEQLRVVASARGLKTMAVTFREHPRQTLHNDYQPQLLTTLEERIDLLKASHVDEVKILDFTEEFAKMTSREFMTDILHKTLGVDCLLIGYDHHFGSDTENGFDHYLAVGQEVGIEVELAKPFYCGTDNISSSFIRRLLAEGDVECAELLLHRHYCLCGTVVEGHKVGRSMGFPTANLRPNDSRKVIPQDGAYAVDVIWKEKTYRGVLNIGRRPTLANGNDRSIEVFILDFNADIYGEILQVEFLKRLRGEKRFDSLEELKKQIVEDAAVAREVKRFIY; translated from the coding sequence ATGCAGATCAACGACTCACGATATGCTGCTACCATTGGCTTCTTCGATGGTGTGCACTGTGGTCACCGCTACCTCTTAGAACAGTTGCGGGTAGTGGCGAGTGCGCGTGGGCTGAAGACAATGGCGGTTACCTTTCGTGAGCATCCGCGTCAAACACTCCATAACGACTATCAACCACAACTGCTCACTACACTTGAAGAGCGCATTGATCTACTCAAAGCATCGCATGTGGATGAGGTAAAAATTCTTGATTTCACCGAAGAATTTGCCAAAATGACATCGCGTGAATTTATGACAGACATTCTGCATAAAACGCTTGGAGTGGATTGCTTGCTCATTGGGTACGATCATCATTTTGGTAGCGACACGGAGAACGGTTTTGACCACTATCTTGCGGTGGGACAAGAAGTGGGAATCGAAGTGGAGCTGGCAAAACCTTTTTACTGCGGCACAGATAATATCAGTTCATCGTTCATTCGAAGGCTGCTTGCTGAAGGCGATGTGGAGTGTGCAGAACTCTTACTTCACCGTCACTATTGCCTGTGTGGCACTGTGGTGGAAGGTCATAAGGTGGGCAGATCTATGGGGTTCCCTACAGCCAACCTCCGCCCAAATGATTCCAGAAAAGTGATTCCGCAAGATGGAGCATACGCTGTGGATGTGATATGGAAAGAAAAAACGTATCGCGGAGTGCTTAATATAGGTCGTCGCCCTACACTTGCTAATGGGAATGACCGATCGATAGAAGTTTTCATACTTGATTTCAATGCCGACATCTATGGCGAAATCTTGCAAGTGGAGTTCTTGAAACGCTTGCGTGGAGAGAAACGCTTCGACTCGCTTGAAGAACTGAAAAAGCAAATAGTGGAGGATGCTGCTGTTGCCAGAGAAGTAAAAAGATTCATATATTAA
- a CDS encoding M15 family metallopeptidase, with protein sequence MKLKTLTICSLLLASVTMNASCEDRANNTTTKDSTEVAEDNNSENADEFVKKWKAGTIVSEAQVKAVGIDNCFKAEEISDAVFARMKGKSYKEGCPIPLSDLRYLKVLHRNKDGKIQLGEMVCNRIIANKLLRIFRKLYDIGYKIERMVLIDDYDAVDEKSMTANNSSCFCYRNVSGTTTISKHGRGLAVDINTLYNPYVKVRNGKTLVEPAAGRPYINNRDKRTDIPFKIDRNDLAYKVFTAEGFTWGGNWNSVKDYQHFEYDPK encoded by the coding sequence ATGAAACTGAAAACGTTGACAATATGTTCCTTGCTGCTGGCTTCTGTCACCATGAATGCTTCATGCGAGGATAGGGCAAATAATACAACGACAAAAGATTCTACAGAAGTTGCAGAGGACAATAACTCCGAAAATGCCGATGAATTCGTGAAAAAATGGAAAGCAGGCACCATCGTTTCGGAAGCACAGGTGAAAGCCGTCGGCATAGACAACTGCTTCAAGGCTGAAGAAATAAGCGATGCCGTCTTCGCACGAATGAAAGGCAAGTCGTATAAGGAAGGGTGCCCCATACCGCTCAGCGATCTGCGCTACCTGAAGGTGCTCCACCGCAACAAGGACGGCAAGATACAACTCGGCGAGATGGTGTGCAATCGCATCATAGCAAATAAGTTGCTCCGCATCTTCCGCAAACTCTACGACATTGGCTACAAAATTGAGCGCATGGTGCTGATTGACGATTATGATGCTGTGGACGAAAAGTCGATGACTGCAAACAACTCTTCCTGTTTCTGCTATCGCAACGTGTCCGGCACCACTACCATCTCCAAGCATGGTCGCGGCCTCGCAGTAGATATCAACACACTATATAACCCTTACGTGAAAGTGCGCAACGGCAAAACACTCGTTGAGCCTGCTGCAGGCAGACCATACATCAACAACCGCGACAAGCGTACAGACATCCCATTCAAAATAGACCGTAACGATTTGGCTTACAAGGTCTTCACTGCTGAAGGCTTCACATGGGGTGGCAATTGGAACTCTGTAAAAGATTATCAACACTTTGAATACGACCCGAAATGA
- the porG gene encoding type IX secretion system protein PorG — protein MMQVRIMRLLLCLFCAMTFMGAAAQDETEYRMEVGAAAGGSFGLNDANSSFFGQPNVAGGALLRFILNPRSAVKVNLNYNLTKGDTKNLKDFQPAVIGTAGAERLKYNFSGGIADLNVLYELHFLPYGYKEGYLKHKRLVPYVQFGIGASFSTVDNDFTPNIPIGFGLKYKLAERINLGFDWQMHFTISDKLDGLEAPQGIKSTGFKNKDHYHTAFITLTYSFAPKCATCNKDDW, from the coding sequence ATGATGCAAGTAAGAATCATGCGTTTGCTTTTGTGTCTTTTCTGCGCCATGACCTTCATGGGCGCAGCAGCACAGGACGAAACCGAATACAGGATGGAAGTGGGTGCTGCTGCGGGCGGCAGTTTCGGGTTGAACGATGCCAATTCCTCCTTTTTCGGACAACCTAACGTGGCAGGCGGTGCGCTACTGCGCTTCATTCTGAATCCACGCTCGGCAGTGAAAGTAAACCTCAACTACAACCTCACGAAGGGCGACACAAAAAACTTAAAGGACTTCCAGCCAGCCGTCATAGGAACTGCAGGCGCAGAACGACTAAAGTACAATTTTTCAGGCGGAATAGCCGACCTGAATGTGCTTTATGAACTTCATTTCCTGCCTTACGGCTACAAGGAGGGCTACCTCAAGCACAAGCGCCTCGTGCCCTACGTTCAATTTGGTATCGGTGCCTCCTTCAGCACGGTGGATAACGACTTCACGCCGAACATACCTATTGGTTTCGGACTGAAATACAAGTTGGCAGAACGCATCAACCTTGGTTTCGACTGGCAGATGCACTTCACCATCAGCGACAAACTCGATGGTCTGGAAGCCCCGCAGGGCATCAAATCGACAGGATTTAAGAACAAGGATCACTATCATACGGCATTCATCACCCTGACCTACAGTTTCGCACCGAAATGCGCAACGTGTAACAAGGACGACTGGTGA
- a CDS encoding isoprenyl transferase → MSNLERIDMKRIPNHIAVIMDGNGRWAKQRGQSRSMGHQAGVKSVFDITEAAAELGVKYITLYVFSKENWKRPNDEVTALMALIIQEMKENVYMKNNARMRFIGDLDSLPDKLKNVIIECMDHTKNNTGLTQVLAISYSSRWEIAHAVRGIANRVKEGTLNPEDIGEDTISEELMASFMPDPDLLIRTGGEQRISNYLLWQCAYSEFYFCDTYWPDFGKEEFYKAIVEYQNRERRFGKTSEQVTTI, encoded by the coding sequence ATGAGCAACTTGGAACGCATAGACATGAAAAGGATACCCAACCACATTGCCGTCATCATGGACGGGAACGGACGTTGGGCAAAACAGCGCGGACAAAGCCGAAGCATGGGTCATCAGGCAGGAGTGAAGTCGGTTTTCGACATCACGGAAGCGGCGGCGGAACTTGGTGTGAAATACATTACGCTATACGTTTTCTCCAAAGAGAACTGGAAGCGCCCCAATGATGAAGTTACGGCACTGATGGCACTTATCATCCAGGAGATGAAAGAGAATGTCTATATGAAGAACAATGCCCGCATGCGCTTCATCGGCGATTTGGACTCTCTGCCCGACAAACTGAAGAACGTCATCATCGAGTGTATGGACCACACCAAGAACAACACGGGTCTGACCCAAGTGCTTGCCATAAGTTATTCTTCGCGCTGGGAAATAGCACATGCCGTGCGCGGCATTGCCAACAGGGTGAAGGAAGGGACGCTCAATCCGGAAGACATCGGCGAAGACACTATTTCCGAAGAACTCATGGCGAGTTTTATGCCCGACCCCGACCTGCTCATCCGCACCGGTGGCGAACAGCGCATCAGCAATTACCTCCTCTGGCAGTGTGCATATTCAGAATTTTATTTCTGCGATACTTACTGGCCTGACTTCGGCAAGGAAGAGTTCTACAAAGCCATAGTGGAATACCAGAATCGCGAGCGCCGCTTCGGAAAGACGAGCGAACAGGTTACAACCATCTGA
- a CDS encoding peptidase U32 family protein, whose translation MKLNDFEIMAPVGSRESLVAALDAGADSVYFGIEQLNMRAHSANHFTLNDLHDIANKCKERGVKTYLTVNTIIYGEELEQMHLICDAAKAAGISAVIAADVSVLLYCREIGQEVHLSTQLNISNVDALRFYAQFADVVVLARELNLDQVRTIYDYIVDHHLCGPSGNLVRIEMFCHGALCMAVSGKCYLSLDNLGHSANRGACMQVCRRGYVVKDRETDIELEVDNKYIMSPKDLKTIGFIDKMMVAGVRVFKIEGRARSAEYVSTVVACYKEAIEAVCNGTFSQEKVEAWNERLKTVFNRGFWDGYYLGQRLGEWSKVYGSQATEKKVYVGRGVKFFSRLGVGEFKIEAAEVSVGDKLLLMGPTVGARYFEAKEIYFDDHPVQTAQKGQSVSIPVSDKVRPSDKLYKIIKTEHQ comes from the coding sequence ATGAAACTGAACGACTTTGAAATCATGGCGCCCGTGGGATCTCGCGAGTCGCTTGTTGCCGCCCTTGATGCCGGTGCCGATTCCGTTTATTTCGGCATTGAGCAACTCAACATGCGTGCCCACTCTGCCAACCATTTCACGCTGAACGACCTGCACGATATTGCCAATAAATGCAAGGAGAGAGGGGTCAAGACCTACCTCACGGTGAACACCATCATATATGGTGAGGAACTCGAACAGATGCACCTTATATGCGATGCTGCAAAAGCCGCCGGCATTTCTGCCGTCATAGCAGCCGATGTGTCTGTGTTGCTCTACTGCCGCGAGATAGGACAGGAGGTGCACCTCAGCACTCAGTTGAACATATCGAACGTGGACGCCCTCCGCTTCTATGCCCAGTTTGCCGACGTTGTAGTGCTCGCCCGTGAACTGAACCTCGACCAGGTACGCACCATTTACGATTATATCGTGGACCACCATCTTTGCGGTCCCTCCGGCAACCTCGTACGCATAGAAATGTTCTGCCATGGTGCATTATGCATGGCTGTGAGCGGCAAGTGTTACCTTTCGCTCGACAACCTGGGCCATTCCGCCAATCGTGGAGCGTGTATGCAGGTGTGCCGCAGAGGATACGTTGTGAAAGACCGCGAGACGGACATCGAACTCGAAGTGGACAATAAGTACATTATGAGTCCGAAAGACCTCAAAACTATCGGTTTTATCGATAAAATGATGGTAGCAGGTGTACGTGTGTTCAAGATTGAAGGTCGTGCACGTTCTGCAGAATATGTAAGCACTGTTGTGGCATGCTACAAAGAAGCCATAGAAGCCGTTTGCAATGGCACTTTCTCGCAAGAAAAAGTTGAGGCATGGAATGAACGACTTAAAACCGTGTTCAATCGTGGTTTTTGGGATGGTTATTATCTTGGACAGCGACTTGGCGAGTGGAGCAAGGTGTATGGTTCGCAAGCCACAGAGAAGAAAGTCTATGTGGGGCGCGGTGTGAAGTTTTTCTCTCGTCTCGGGGTAGGAGAGTTCAAAATTGAGGCTGCAGAAGTGAGTGTTGGCGACAAATTGCTACTGATGGGACCAACGGTGGGAGCGCGCTATTTTGAAGCCAAAGAAATCTATTTCGATGACCATCCTGTGCAGACTGCACAGAAAGGGCAGAGTGTGTCCATTCCAGTTTCTGACAAGGTGCGACCGAGTGATAAACTCTATAAAATAATAAAAACAGAACATCAATAG
- a CDS encoding HAD family hydrolase, translated as MRDKTMLFDFGGVLVDLDLERCISAFEALGFQLRPYIGMYAQSGILSKIERGEATIAEFCEEVRHLSGLNLTDADIVSAWEKFLVDVPQERLEMLLKIKQHYHVSVLSNTNEVHWNMARNRFFLYKDLCVNDFFEHIFLSCEMHCEKPEPEIFQRVIQTIGCPAEDIIFFDDSDQNCEAARKCGMQARLAPKNSEWFKYFDSEGYFLDN; from the coding sequence ATGAGGGACAAGACTATGCTCTTCGACTTTGGCGGTGTCCTCGTTGACCTCGATTTGGAGCGATGCATATCCGCTTTCGAGGCACTCGGATTTCAGTTGCGCCCCTACATCGGAATGTATGCACAAAGTGGCATACTCTCGAAGATAGAACGCGGTGAGGCAACGATAGCCGAATTTTGCGAGGAGGTGCGCCACCTTTCGGGATTAAACCTCACCGATGCCGACATTGTCAGCGCGTGGGAGAAGTTCCTCGTAGATGTTCCTCAGGAACGTCTTGAAATGTTGTTGAAAATCAAGCAGCATTACCACGTCAGCGTGTTGAGCAACACGAACGAGGTGCACTGGAACATGGCGCGTAACCGTTTCTTCCTCTATAAGGACCTCTGTGTGAACGACTTTTTCGAACACATCTTCCTTTCCTGTGAGATGCACTGCGAAAAGCCTGAACCAGAAATTTTCCAGCGAGTCATCCAAACCATTGGTTGCCCAGCGGAGGACATTATCTTCTTTGATGACAGTGATCAAAACTGCGAGGCGGCAAGGAAATGCGGTATGCAGGCACGCCTTGCACCGAAGAATTCTGAATGGTTCAAATACTTCGACAGCGAAGGCTATTTTTTAGACAACTAA
- the dusB gene encoding tRNA dihydrouridine synthase DusB translates to MKIGKIDLGDRPLLLAPMEDVSDIGFRLLCRRMGAAMVYSEFVASDALVRMVKPSLAKLRVCDEERPVAIQIYGKDPIAMRDAAQIVVEQAHPDVLDMNFGCPVKRVAGKGAGAGLLQNIPLMLEIARNVVEAVDIPVTAKTRLGWDHNNKIIVDLAEQLQDTGIQALTIHGRTRSQMYTGEADWSLIKAVKDNPRMHIPIIGNGDICTAEQAIRAFDETGVDAVMIGRATFGRPWIFKEIYDALHPDVHDVKNFINSQYPVLSPDWKLDVLKEEILQSVERIDEYRGILHIRRHLAATPLFKGIPNFRQKRIAILRAETVEELFALLESTRELVAATESQLT, encoded by the coding sequence ATGAAAATAGGGAAGATTGATCTTGGCGACCGCCCTCTCTTGCTTGCTCCGATGGAGGACGTTTCCGACATTGGTTTCCGCCTGCTGTGCCGCCGCATGGGAGCAGCAATGGTGTATAGCGAATTTGTGGCGAGCGATGCACTCGTGCGCATGGTGAAGCCCTCGTTGGCAAAACTCCGTGTGTGCGACGAGGAACGCCCTGTGGCGATACAAATCTATGGAAAAGATCCTATCGCCATGCGCGATGCTGCACAGATTGTAGTGGAACAGGCACACCCCGATGTGCTCGACATGAATTTTGGCTGCCCCGTGAAGCGTGTGGCAGGAAAGGGGGCAGGTGCAGGTCTTCTGCAAAACATACCCCTGATGCTCGAAATAGCGCGCAACGTGGTAGAGGCGGTTGACATACCCGTTACGGCGAAGACACGTCTCGGGTGGGACCATAACAACAAGATTATCGTGGACCTTGCCGAACAACTGCAAGACACAGGAATACAAGCACTTACCATACACGGCAGGACGCGCTCGCAGATGTACACCGGCGAGGCAGACTGGTCGCTCATCAAAGCAGTGAAGGACAACCCGCGCATGCACATACCCATCATAGGCAATGGCGATATCTGCACGGCAGAACAGGCTATCCGTGCTTTCGACGAGACTGGGGTGGATGCCGTGATGATAGGTCGTGCCACATTCGGCAGACCCTGGATTTTTAAGGAAATATACGATGCGCTACACCCTGATGTGCACGATGTGAAGAACTTTATCAATAGCCAATACCCAGTGCTCTCGCCCGATTGGAAACTCGATGTGCTGAAAGAGGAAATCCTGCAAAGTGTGGAGCGCATCGACGAATATCGCGGCATACTGCACATACGGCGGCACCTTGCTGCCACACCGCTTTTCAAGGGCATCCCCAATTTCCGGCAGAAGCGTATAGCCATCCTGAGGGCGGAGACCGTAGAAGAACTCTTTGCGTTGCTTGAATCCACGCGGGAGTTGGTGGCTGCGACAGAGTCGCAACTTACTTGA
- a CDS encoding SH3 domain-containing protein — MAEIFCTRCGTRMPDGVSECPSCHNPIQHYGTGGPQQAANPAPHAAYQNRYGQAPVPPGNGNHGNKNLLIIIIVALIAVTILLAVLVLQRCSGSENPPAVPADTSATAAKANKPDTVVKEVVVVKETAERVEVPTAPLQSGTIQAYDGFLNIRSRPSARSRIVDVYYNGNTIYYRRNGGSSWVKVYDSTGTRMIGYANSNYIY, encoded by the coding sequence ATGGCTGAAATATTTTGCACCCGATGCGGCACACGCATGCCGGACGGAGTTTCTGAATGCCCGTCTTGCCATAACCCTATACAACATTACGGCACGGGAGGACCACAACAGGCGGCAAATCCTGCACCGCATGCCGCATATCAAAACAGGTATGGGCAGGCGCCTGTACCGCCTGGCAATGGTAATCACGGAAACAAGAATTTGCTGATAATAATCATCGTTGCGTTGATCGCCGTAACGATATTGCTTGCCGTTTTAGTCTTGCAACGTTGCTCAGGAAGCGAGAATCCACCCGCTGTACCTGCCGACACATCTGCCACTGCCGCCAAAGCGAACAAACCCGACACTGTCGTGAAGGAAGTCGTCGTAGTCAAAGAAACGGCAGAACGCGTGGAGGTACCAACTGCCCCACTGCAGTCAGGCACTATACAAGCCTACGACGGATTTCTCAACATACGAAGCCGCCCAAGCGCAAGAAGCAGGATAGTGGATGTGTACTACAACGGCAACACCATCTATTACAGGCGCAACGGCGGAAGCAGTTGGGTGAAAGTGTATGACAGTACGGGAACCAGAATGATTGGCTATGCCAACAGTAACTATATCTATTAA
- a CDS encoding DUF6242 domain-containing protein: MNRLIRRYIFFSLALSLACFSCGSNDDDDDATTTAQSGDCIVTNVVLGSLKCVRHTTSSTGEDSTYTVGVTGANFPMYIDQINQEIYNADSLPVGTDLSKVTFSTFAHSGKSIVIRNAETDVDITFSTTDSTDFTSPRLVTVNSKSGTMKRTYTVKLNVHKEAADSFRWQRTAVNADIASLTDQRLILKDGVLYDFGTSGSHAVLLTSRANDGANWTKSDIPTAGLNVKSVQLFNGKFYSIAGTQVVTSEDGINWTPNGSTQPLSALVANGTQSLFGIYNGSMLSSADGINWSTEGLDEVQPLPETNICGLRLTSRTYDSVEDILVGGMADGNASLWRKTVDLTGTYSYPWNYFPITAEIKYPYLALSHASLMEYDQAAMLVGLETDGTLSNFYLSRDRGRTWKDEGYAKPDVGTPTSLVATADNDSFIWLLCGGSGEVWKGRLNRLGWDSESKVFRTKGLQ; encoded by the coding sequence ATGAACAGACTAATAAGAAGATATATATTCTTTTCCTTAGCCCTTTCGCTCGCCTGTTTCTCCTGCGGCAGCAACGATGACGACGACGATGCAACGACAACGGCACAAAGCGGCGACTGCATAGTAACAAACGTGGTACTCGGTTCGCTGAAATGCGTCAGGCATACCACATCCTCCACAGGTGAGGACAGCACCTACACCGTAGGTGTGACAGGTGCCAATTTCCCGATGTATATCGACCAGATCAATCAGGAGATCTACAATGCCGACTCCCTTCCTGTGGGTACGGACCTGTCGAAAGTTACCTTCAGCACATTTGCCCACTCGGGTAAATCCATCGTCATTCGCAACGCAGAAACAGACGTTGACATCACCTTCAGCACGACAGACAGCACAGACTTCACCTCTCCAAGGCTTGTTACGGTTAACAGCAAGAGTGGCACGATGAAACGCACATACACCGTGAAGTTAAATGTGCACAAAGAAGCCGCAGACAGTTTCAGATGGCAACGTACAGCAGTGAATGCCGACATTGCTTCGCTGACAGACCAGCGGCTCATCCTGAAGGACGGTGTGCTCTACGACTTCGGCACCAGCGGCTCTCACGCCGTGCTCCTGACGAGCCGTGCTAATGACGGCGCGAACTGGACGAAATCGGACATTCCGACAGCGGGTCTCAACGTGAAGTCGGTACAACTCTTCAATGGTAAATTCTACAGCATAGCCGGCACACAGGTGGTTACAAGCGAAGACGGCATCAACTGGACACCCAACGGCAGCACGCAGCCACTCTCTGCACTCGTTGCCAACGGCACGCAATCGCTCTTCGGCATATACAACGGCAGCATGCTCAGTTCTGCAGACGGCATCAACTGGAGCACAGAAGGACTGGACGAAGTGCAACCGCTGCCCGAGACCAACATCTGCGGACTACGGCTGACTTCGAGGACATACGACAGTGTGGAGGACATCCTCGTCGGCGGAATGGCTGACGGCAATGCTTCATTATGGAGGAAAACCGTTGACCTCACAGGAACTTACTCCTATCCTTGGAACTATTTCCCCATCACGGCAGAAATAAAATACCCATACCTCGCCTTGAGCCATGCTTCGCTGATGGAATACGATCAGGCAGCCATGCTCGTAGGCCTTGAGACTGACGGGACACTCTCCAATTTCTACCTTAGCCGAGACAGGGGAAGGACGTGGAAGGACGAGGGATATGCCAAGCCTGACGTCGGTACTCCCACATCGCTCGTGGCTACAGCCGACAACGACAGTTTCATCTGGTTGCTCTGCGGTGGCAGCGGAGAGGTGTGGAAGGGTCGCCTGAACCGACTTGGCTGGGACAGCGAGTCTAAAGTCTTCAGAACCAAAGGACTACAATGA
- a CDS encoding CPBP family intramembrane glutamic endopeptidase — translation MKKSILAIVIFFAVQMIALISAMAYVAVQKGASFASIDLNAPQNIEVLGFSLLFSNLTIALLITLMNRNLVPNVRPALTARNLFLTIISMVLMAFALSMMLEPINDMDGGTSAQFKAMENSAVCIVAICFMGPIAEELTFRYGILANLRASGVKPVLAVIVSATVFAIVHLNIFQGISAFIFGLLLGYIYIKTGSILFCIVGHIVNNSLAMISLHYPEMEQSMTSASYALTIPMSAALLLAAVICVSKLKNPYCIADENRED, via the coding sequence GTGAAAAAGTCTATACTTGCCATCGTTATATTTTTTGCAGTGCAAATGATTGCGCTCATTTCTGCTATGGCTTATGTGGCTGTGCAGAAAGGTGCATCCTTTGCTTCTATCGATTTGAATGCCCCACAGAACATAGAAGTTTTAGGTTTTTCTTTATTGTTCAGTAACCTGACTATCGCCCTGCTTATCACGTTGATGAATCGAAATTTGGTGCCCAATGTCAGACCTGCATTGACGGCAAGGAATCTTTTTCTTACGATTATCTCAATGGTGTTGATGGCATTTGCATTAAGCATGATGTTAGAGCCTATCAACGATATGGATGGTGGCACATCAGCGCAGTTCAAAGCGATGGAGAATAGTGCTGTGTGTATCGTGGCAATCTGCTTCATGGGACCTATCGCAGAAGAACTGACTTTCCGTTATGGCATTCTTGCTAATCTGCGTGCCAGTGGTGTGAAACCTGTTTTAGCAGTAATTGTGTCGGCTACCGTGTTTGCCATAGTACATCTCAATATCTTTCAGGGCATTAGTGCTTTCATCTTCGGGCTTCTGCTCGGCTACATATACATTAAAACAGGAAGCATCCTCTTTTGCATCGTGGGGCATATCGTCAATAATTCGTTGGCGATGATCTCGCTACACTATCCAGAAATGGAGCAGTCGATGACTTCTGCATCATACGCGCTAACGATACCGATGAGTGCAGCCTTGCTTCTTGCAGCAGTGATTTGTGTGTCAAAATTAAAGAATCCTTACTGTATAGCAGATGAAAATAGGGAAGATTGA
- a CDS encoding cupin domain-containing protein: MKKKLTFLLAVCLVISSASLLNSCKTVNAGSATRPHRQVETAELIRTSQSWDGVELPDYLQGRPELVAVKYVIPAGSKLGWHHHPVMNYGILVQGELTIIGLDGKTKVVHEGETVVEMVNTIHHGENLGKKDVILYMFYLSKDGMPLAVQHPEIPMK, encoded by the coding sequence ATGAAAAAGAAACTGACTTTTTTGCTGGCAGTCTGCTTAGTCATAAGCAGCGCGAGCCTGTTGAACAGTTGCAAGACAGTAAATGCCGGTAGCGCAACTCGTCCACACCGGCAGGTGGAAACCGCCGAACTGATACGTACCAGTCAGAGTTGGGATGGGGTAGAACTGCCCGACTATCTGCAGGGACGACCCGAACTGGTGGCGGTGAAGTACGTGATTCCAGCCGGTAGCAAACTGGGCTGGCACCATCATCCCGTGATGAACTATGGCATTCTGGTGCAGGGCGAACTGACCATCATCGGCCTGGATGGCAAAACAAAGGTGGTGCACGAGGGAGAAACCGTTGTTGAAATGGTGAATACCATACACCATGGCGAAAACCTTGGCAAGAAGGACGTCATCCTCTATATGTTCTACCTCTCGAAGGATGGAATGCCGCTCGCCGTGCAGCATCCCGAAATACCAATGAAATAA